The DNA window AACGTTTCCAGACTCAGCCTCCGCGCCCTTTCGTCTCTCATGACGATATCCACATTATCCAACGAACCTCATTCTCTTATAGAGCGTAATAACGACAGGTCGACCTAAGCAGAGACAATAAGCGGGTATATCTCACAAGGATACAAAACAGGCAAGTGACTGACCTTACCTCACTTAGCTTCACCTCTCTATGGAGAGGCTACTAGACCCAGCAATCGCGGTAAGATGTAAGGCGCTGCTGGGGCCCATGACCATCCATGTTGGGGGACACCTGCCCCGACGTCCCCAGGGAaggaaggacaaggacagtAGATCTTATATATCATGGCGTCAGACCCTAGATCTTATGAATACAAGCTTTTTGATCCCCAGACACATGACCCTACGTTCTGTATCGTAGGTCTCACGCCCCGgatcagcttcatctttgagGTCCACTCCTTGAAGCATGATAATCCATCCCCCGGTCTTATTTAGTAAGCCCGGCCGGGAAAGGCATTGTATTATACACCTATTGCGTTCCGTTAGCAGTATTAGAACTGGGAGCGGGGATGGGGGCCACTACGGGTGCTTGAACCTCGGGAATTACCCCAGGCTCGCTGTGAGCCACCCGGGTGTTAAGCTTGTGCACATCTCTAGCCGTATCTTCAACGGCTTCCAGCCAATCTGGACGAGAGATGgggggaggagggggagggaaGTACGTACGGTAGGTCGTTAAAGCAGCGCAAATCGCCATCGCGATTAGGCTAACGCATATGATGATCTCGATGGTCGACATTTGGTTTGGTTTGGTTGGGAATCGTTGCTGCGAGATGGGGGCGGCGTCGataaagagacaaaaaacaaaacaaaatacAGTGTTAAAGTAACTAGGTATTCATAACTGTTGAACGAAGGTAAAATAGTAGGACGTAATGTGGTAGTATTCGTTGTTATCTGAATATGTAAACGTAGTGATCTAGAACTAGACTACTAGTAGGTTGGGGTTGGCTGGGTTATATACATGATATCACCCAGGTAACCGACGACCCGTTGGTGGTTCCTTCAACAATAACTAAGTAGGTATTCTAatcaaggaagaaaagaggagctttataaatagcagcagcagtagcagcagtagcagcagtagcagcagtagcagcagtagcagcagtagcagcagtagcagcagtagcagcagtagcagcagtagcagcagtagcagcagtagcatcagtagcagcCACAAGAAGAGAGCCAAGTATAGACGTCTTAGCAACTGCAATTGGATCTCTTTGAAGAAGTATTCCTTGACCTTCACTTATCTTCTACTGAACAGCTGAAAGAAGTCATAAAGAAAAGCGGCCTAGGGTCATTATGCATCTTGCAACTGTCCTGTTTGAGCTGACAAAGACCCCAAAGCTGTCCTTGACTCTCGCTTTTGTGTACATGGTGTAAGCAACTTGCGGGCTGTTGATGCGTCTGCATTTCCTCGAATTcctggtttcttttttgcccttcCCATCTCTATGGCCATTGCTATATTCTCCACTTACTATACTTACACAAACACATCACATTCAATCGCTGTGCAAATTGTGCTTAACATGAATGAAGCTACCAGTTTCTCCACATTGGGTAGCAAGCATCTAGTCTCCGCGACGGTCAAGAAGTAAAACCATCACTTCCTCCCCACACTCTTCATtccctgcagcagcctccaTGATATCCTCAGTCACAACAATCTCATCACCGCGTTGGCTTAGAAGAAGGTCTATAACCTGCTCGCCCTTATACCTATTGCTAGCTGCTGCTTTCACTACTTCCTTGGTTACAACAATCTCATCTCCACGTCGGCGCAGTAAAAGGTCTATAACCCGATGGCCTTTTTCCTcattgccagctgctgccttgACCACTTCCTCGGTAATGGTAACCTCGTCTCCGCACCGATCAAGAAACAAGTCCAATAACTCCACACTCTCGTCAGAATTtcccgccgccaccgccttAACCACCCCCTCTGTAATGACGACCTCGTCTCCGCGCCGGTTAAGAAGCAGTTCTAATATCTCTACGCTCTTCCAACAATTTGCCACCGCCGCCTTTAATAACTCCTCATTAACGACGACTTGGTCCCCTTGGCGGTCGAGAAATAGCTCTATTACCTCATCACCATACAAGCcttccgccgccgcagtcTTAATCACCTCCTCCGTTATAGGGACTTGATCTCCACACCGCTCAAGGAGCAATTGCATTACACTTGCTCCGTGTCTTCTTGCTGCAATCTGCATCACCTTCTCTGTAACCAAGATCCGGTCCCCACACTTCCAAAGAAGTGATTTCATTGTTTCTTTGTAGGATGCTTCAGCAATAGTTTCAAACATCTCTTTAGTAACGGACATCTTGTCTCTATGTGAAAGCACTTGTTTCATCACTCGCTTGCCGTCGAACGAGTTTCCTGCCGCCGCTTCAACAACTTCCTCAGTAATGGGAACCTGGAGTCCGCCCCAGCCGAGAAGCAGTTCCATCACTCTTACATCGCCGTAATTTGTCGCTGCTGCCTTTACCACCTCTTCTGAAATAGGGACCTGGTCTCCGCGCCAATCGAAGAGGCTTTTTAATAACCTCCAGCCGTTGTTGCTATTTCCTGCCGCTGCTTTTACCACATCCTCAGTAACAGGGATCTGGTCTCCGCGCCGGTTAAAAAGCAGTCCCAGTACTTCGTTATCCTTGGAGGGGTTTCCCGCCGCAGCTATCACCACCTCTTCTGTAATAGGGATATAGTCTCGCCGGTCGAAAAGTATCGTCATTATTTCCTTGCCGCGTTTCCAATTTCccgccgctgctgttgccaCCTCTTCAGTAACGGGAACTTGGTCTCCACGCTTATCAAGAAGCAGTGTTATCAGTTCGACCCCGAGGCTCATatttcctgctgctgctgtcactACCTTCTTAGTAAAAGGGACCCTATCCCCATACTTATcaagaagaaataataaCAGTCTGTCTGCAATTGCTCCATTtcccactgctgctgctaccactcCTTCGGAAATAGGGGCCTGGTCTCCAAGCCAGTTGAGAAGTGATTCCAATACACCACCAGACCGATTACATGCGGCCACCTGTACCACCTCTTCGGTAATAGGAATCTGTTCTTGTCGGTTAAGAAGCACTGTTATTACTTCCTCCCCATACCGattccctgctgctgctttcatcAACTCCTCGTCAATAGGGGCCTTTTCTCCACACAGGTCAAGAAAGAACCTCATCATTTGTTCATTAAAATGCCCAGCAATGAACGTCGCCACGTCCGTATTGATGGAAATCTGGTTTTGGTATCGTTTAAGCAGTTCCATAACCACCTCTTCTTTACTCGAGTCGTTttctgctgccgcctccagcacTTCTCTGGTAAGAGAAATTTCATTTCCACGCTTATCAAGAAGCATTTTCATTATCTGTCCATCATATTTCTTTGCAATAGTTTTCACAATCTCTTTAGTAATAGGGATTTGATCACTGTGCCGGTCAAGAAGCATTTTCATTACTTCTCCGCTTCCGTCCCGCTCCAATATGATTTTCATTGCTCCCTTGGTGATAGGACTCCGATCTTGGCTTCGGTCAAGAAGCAGTACCATCAATCCGTTCCAAAAACTGACCATCGTCACCACCTCTTTGGTAAGTGGCAACTGATCACCATACTGGCTAATGAAacgtttcttttcttcatcccccttataaactagaaaaagCGGTTTTCTAATTCTTCTGGTGATGGGAAAACCACGGCGTTCAAAAAGTAGCTTTACCATTGCACCGTATACCCTATTTCTTGCCGCTGCAATCATCACCTCCTCGGAAACAGGCATCTGGTCTCTAAGCTGATCAAGAAGCAGTGTCATCATCTGTACACCACGGTGTTCAGCGATATATTGCACAATTTCCAAGGTAATAGGTACTCGATCTCCGTATCGGTCGAGGAGTAATTGTATTATCTCATAGCCAGTCTTTTTatttgccgccgctgcctttACCACCCCTTCTGTAACAGGAGCCTGGTCTCCGCACCACTTGAGGAGTAGCTTCATCACTACTAGGCCATCGACATAGTTCAGCGCGGCTGCTTTCATCACCTCCTCGGTAATAGGGTTCATTTCGCTGGACTGGCTGATGAGGAGTCTCAGCATTGCCTCGCCACTGCCGCTAtttctcgccgccgcctttaAAATATCCTCAGTGATAAGAATTTGACTGTCATGCTGATCCTGAAGAAGCTTCATGATTTGAATATCATGTCGTCCTGCAATTTGGATTATCCCGTACTCTGTAACCTCAACGTAATCTCCTCTTCGCCCTAAGATATCAGCTGCCACTTCCAACTCTCCAGCTTTCCATTTAGGGCTGTGTGTCGAATCCATAGCTAAAGATTGCAGATAGGTCCTTCCATGTGGCGTATTGTAAGATTCTATCGCTTTTTCCAGCCTATCGGCTGCATCATAATATAGCCATGCATCTTTTAGTAGCTGCCCGATGCAATTCAATCTGGCTGCCTTTCCTAGGTGATTCGTGGTTCCAGAAACTCGGCTGTTGAGGAACTCGTCGTAGTCACAACTATCCCCTAGCCTTTCTATGGACAGCCCCCAGTCCCAAACAAGTAGAAGTTGACGGTTAGGAGAGACTTCTGGCCATCCGAAAGAAGCCTGAGGTGGATGCCTGGGAGTAGCGGCAGTTACAATAACACAAAAGTAATCCTCGCATGGTCTGATGATCATCGGTTTCGATGCGCCcgacacaaaaaaaaatgatgtcTCCCTGACGAATGGCCTTTGCGGAAGCTTGCATGGTCCAGATGACATGCTCTTCTTTATAGTCAGAATCAGAGTCCGAGTCAGAGTCAGAGTCAGAGTCTTTGTCTATGTGAATGTTCACACCCACGTCCTGCTCATCGTTCCACGCATCGGAAGTTGATATGGAAGATACCGTACCAATCACACGCCCCTGAGTCTGAATTATTGCGAAATCCTCAATGTTCCAAGTTTCAATAGCTGCTTGTTCTCCAGTAAAGGACCGGATAAGTTTATGAAAGAGGTCTTTCCACGGAGTATTGTAGTCAGGCATCAGTTCAACCGGAATTTCCGAGCTCATACCCAGCAAAGCATAAATCTTATCTCGCCGGTCCTTGGCCTTGCGGTTGTGGTACATGTCTACCAATTCCCCCAGGGAGCGTCTGCTAAGAGAAAATTTGTCAAAATCACCAGCGATATGCTTAGGTCGGAGACCGGCGTTTTTTATAAGATATATTGCTGAACGGATTCGGCTCTGTAGTTCTTGGTCTTTGAGGGCCAGATTCAAGGCTATCAACCCGGCGCAGAATGCGTCTCCGTCAATCTCTATAGAATGACACATGATTAGGACGTGCCTAGCTGCGGCAACCTCTTGGAGCACCTATAGCAACTGGCTTTTAGTAAATGTCTCCCATTTTCAATGAATCTTCTTTCTGACCTACCCATATGCGTTGGAACCACGATCGTTGAAGAATCGTGCGTATTGCCTCGTCATTTGAAGACTCCGTCAAGTGGCCGTCCGCAGCACGGCCTATTTCCTCGACTGCCAGACTCGTATCGGCTGAATGGGTGCCATCTATCGTCTCTTCAAGCCATACAATGACCTGACTCGCCCTAGAGTAGATGTTCATCATATATTGGACTTGAAGGCTGCGCTCTTCATTGTCGTCCTGATTAATGCAAATGCCATCGGCCCAGACGATTCGCTCAAATGAACCATCTCGAAGACGTAATAGCGCCGTGTGAAGATTCTCAGTAATGTATAAGTCATCTCCGCCAACGCAAATGCGGCGGGGCTTCTCTTCGGAGCCCCATACGTAAGATAAAGCCTCGTAGAGGTGAGTGCCTTTCCCTGAGCTCAGAAGAGGGTAATGGACAAGGTGACATTGTATTATAGCATCTTCGTCTGGATGTGGCAGCAATCGAAGTAAGCGGATACAACCAACCGGCAAAGGAGAATAGCGGTAGGTAGATGTTGGATTGGAGATTGCGTTCGAGATTGTATGGAGTTTGGCGTCACGTCCTGCAATCTCCGTCGGAGACGAGGTGGTATCGCTTCGTATGCCAGGATCTGCACTCTCATTGGAGCTCGCGGCTCTCTGCTGTATTTTCTCTAAAACCATGGCCTCCTGATATATAGCCAAGTGTCGCATCTAGTGAAGCTTTGACGATGGTAATGCTGAGCGATGCGCCAGTTTTAACAGTGGCATTGCACGAGGCTCCTTAAGATGCAATTGAGCCTCATCTGACAATAGTCTCTCGATGGCTAATTTATTTCGCACAAGGGCCTCAGCTGACTTGTTAATGGGTCACATGATTAAGGAAGGAATATGCACTTAGCAAGAAGGATGATATTAATCTACCTGCAATTCTCGCCTTGTTAAAGAGGGGAATTGATGTAGGGAAaagttatccaacaccccaatttcattatccagcaccccagctgTATTAAATATGCAACTGCTGAGTACATTAAGGAGTTgtggcatcagcagcatcaatgaCATTActagcagaagcagcagcagcagtacagATAGcaaaggtacatgtagtagaGATAGCAGTGATAGCCCACACtatagctggagtgctggataacagAATTGGGGCGCTGGATAACTTTCCCTCCATGTATCCTGGCAGCTGTTTAGGCTAAAGTCGCATATAGAGACATTAGCATCAAGTCGCTCGCTTCTATGTCAACGAATTTATGCTGCTGGCACGACTTTGCTTGTGGCGCATACCAAATAGCGATACTATTCAGACGCCATAAGAACGATGGTGAAgcgaagaataaaaagaaggacaaTGTTATACGCCACATTCCGCCATAAGTATGTACATGGCATGATCTGCCACAGCGGCTCGTCATCACACCATGGCGTTTGAGTATATCCTCTATCTAGAAGCCACTGTAACTCAAATAACATGGCTTGGAATTGATGCCAATctatacttttataagaacCATCTTCCGCAGCAGTTGCCATCATATCTATTTAAGTATTGGCTTCACCAGTGCTTCATCGCGTTTCCCACGCACGCATTTCTCATGCTACTGCTCCTATTTTAAGTATCTCCTATATAATTACCaatcatcatggctgctATCAATCAGCCAACTACTTCTATCAGGACTTTCCCTTCCACGTTGAGATTCTTTCAAGATATGGATAAACATCTTGACTCATTCCCTCGTTTCAGCCACTCGATTCATGGCAACCGCGGGCCGCATTTGGGTCAAGCCTTTCTTCCCATCTTCGATGTAAGAGAACTGCAAGACTGTTTTGAGCTTCACGGCGAGTTACCTGGAGTCAAAAAAGAGAACATGAAAATCGAGTTCAAGGGCTCCAAGTCCCTAGAAGTCAGCGGCTTTGTTGAAAACTCGTGCCAGCTACCTCTCAACCAAAGAGACGACGGAGATACGCccaatgatgctgctgggaaAGATACAAAGACCGCAGAGGTAATTTGAGTCAAAGTGGCCATCTTATGAACTTGAAAGGACTAACTGTGGATTTATGCAGCACGATAGTGTTAAATACTGGGTTGCGGAGAGAAATATAGGCGAGTTCTACCGCGCATTCACCTTTCCGCAGCGTGTCCAGCAGAATGGCACCACCGCGACGCTTGAAAGCGGTGTCCTCACTATACGCATCCCGAAAATGGCAGATGACGACTTGGATACCCATGTGATTCCTATTTCATGAGTGCCGAATAGGAGTACGGCCGCTGCTCAAATCGGTTATGCTGGAAGTTTCTGCGCGGCCTCTGTCCTTTTTGCTGTGATAAATGAGGCCACGCATTGAGAAAAGATTTAATTGCGTTTGTAAATTTACCTATGTTGTAATTTAGTCAATTTGATAAATACGGCATTATTAGGAAGCTATGAGACCGCTCTTCTTATTAACGCTGTGAATTTGGCTCATCAGCCCTCAGCTCACAAACGGTGCGCATTAGGCGCCAATACTTGTTTGAACGAATTGGATTCTGCCATGAAAAATATAAAGCGATCAATTATCTCATTATTACTTCACATCTTGAACAGTGACCAACATATAGCCTCGGTTCATCTCGGGTGCCAACTTATATCAGGCAGTTTATCTCCTGATTTCTCTTGGTGGCTTCAAAGCTTATTTAACACCTAGAAACGACCGAAAAACAATCCCGATAATCCTCCAACGGTAGCTGTAGCTGATTGGCGCAAGTGGGCTGAGCGGTGACTTGACTTTGGTTTTGTGGCTGATGAGCTGTGAAGTTAACTTCAACCATCATGCAATGTacagcagccagccaatTATTTGGATAATATATGCTGCTTTCCGCATGTTCAACTTGTAAATGAGGCATAAACCAAGACCTTGCATCACTCTGATACTGATTAAAAGGCACATAAAAGAGCAGCGTTGCAAGTTAGTTTTGGCTTGTAGGCGCAAATAACTTACTTCATTCCTCATCGAACGGCAAAATGCCCACATCCAGCATTGCCATTGTTGGAGTCGGCCAAGttggcgccgctgctgcctATGCGCTCATTCTAGGTTCAATCGCCAATGAATTGCTCTTGGTTGACAAGAATGTGAGCTTGAGAGACGGCCAAGTCTGCGATCTCTCAGATGTAGCGTATAGCTGCAATAGCCGAACGAAGGTACGAGCAGCCAGTTACCAACAGGCGGGCCAATGCGATATTATAGTGATTACCGCGGGATCAAGGCACATTACAGGTAAAGAACTAGGAAACCCCCAAGGATGCCTACCTTTGCCACTTGGGCTTATACAGACTCTATAGACCATACTTACCCCGAATGTGTCCATCGAAATATCTCAACTATCAGGACCATACTCGACGGAATGAAGCCTCTTAAATCAGACGCTGTTCTGCTTGTCGTCTCGAGTCCTGTCGATTTACTCACATCCCTTGTCCTGCAGCTCTCCCAGCTTCCGCCGTCTCAAGTCCTGGGCTCAGGCACGTATTTGGACTCTATACGACTTCGGGGGATGTTGGCGGATAGGCTTGGGGTAAGCAGCCAATGGATACTGCACACAGGAAGATCCGACGCATCGCTAACGAGTTTATCAGGTCGCGGCAAAGTCAATTGACGCATTCGTACTGGGCGTGCAGGGGGAATCGCAGGTGACGGCCTGGTCTGCCGCAACAGTTGGCGGCGTCCCAATCAACGAGTGTCTCTCAAAAGGGGCTTTGATCAATCGTGCCGGACTTTCTAGCGAGTGCCAGAACCGATCACAAGGTATAATTCGGGCGAAAGGAGCAACACCATTTGGCATTGGTTCCGTCGTGTCCGGCATCTGCTCTTCCATCATTCTGGATAAAGGCACCGTTCATCCTATAAGCCACTTCCAGCCGTCTTTTGGCTGTTGCTTCAGCTTGCCTGTGGTGCTAGGAAGGAGAGGAATACAACGCAAAGTCCAGATGTCGCTAGACTTTGACGAAGACGCTCAGATAACGGATTCGGCAACGGCACTCAAGAGGAGGATTGATCAAGTGCATGGTGGCAGCTAAACACTTAAGAGTACTCCGAAAAATAACATGGGGAGGgcgaagaaggtgaagaaggaatgGAAAAGTACGTGTAAGAGAGATTCATATAGCAGGTCTTGTTGAACTGATGAACGTAGTTGCAAGGTACAGATTgatactactactgctggtACTGTTACTATTGTTGCTActgctattattatatcCGGATTATGGGTATTAATGAGAGCATCGCTGAGGGCCTACCTTGATTCACTTGCCGCAACTCGGTTTGACGGATTGTCTTGATACAATTGCTTCACCTGTTTTGACGCGATTCAGATTCACCACCCAAAAGACATATCGTCCAATCTAAGACTTCTGAATCTCCTCCTTGAAATGGGTAATATAAGTTGAAATTAGGTAATATTTACCGCGGCATATCAGAAGAATCTGAATATAATGCGATTATTCACTAGCGCAGTCTCGGCTCTTGCCGCCAAATGATGCATCAGTTTTACTATAACGGGATACCTAAAAGATTTTCGATCAGATTACAAACACAATTTTATCCATTTGCAGGAGTTTAtctttgcttttgcatcTCTGGCACAGTCTTTGCACTATCACGATTGCGAAAGCGACATGTGATTTTTACAGTGGTCATGGACTCATGCCGACGTCAACATGACGTTACCCATATCGCTTCTGCCATGGCAATGTTTATAATAGCATGGCTAGCCCTATCAAAACAATGTTAGCGAGCACGAGGTAAAGCTAAAAGCTTCCATTGGATGCCCTTGTCGTTATGTGGTCTCTGATACAGCGTCACCAAATCCGGGCTCATGTAGAGCGAGAGCTGGCACAAACACCAAAATCAACGGGTAAGCCATCAGCCAAAAGCCCTAGTGACCTCGAAAATTCTCGACACCCATCTGTGAATCCCAACGGAAAATCTTGGTCCAATGGCGTTCCAAGCTCGGACGAGGAGCAGCCGGGCAATTCAGCCAagggacagcagcagcacatcTTGGTCAAAAGCGAGCCCGGGGACTCTCTCAACCCACAGAACTGGCCGTTGATTTTCCGATGCAAGAACATTGCCATCTTGTCAattctcatcttcgtccaaGGCTGGGCGGGTGCTTCTGAATCAATGGCAAACTCGGTAGCCAGTTCAAAATTCCATGTTAGTCGAACCGCTCAGAACTTGGACACGGCCATGTATCTTTTCGGCATCGGGACCGGCGCTCCGTTTACGGGGCCGTTGTCCGAGACGGTGGGGAGGAATCCGGTGTACTTGGGAGCCACTTTCTGctacctcttcttcgtctttgggTCGGCCATGGCAACGACTTTCGGAGGTCGCATTACGTGCCGCTACTTTGTGGGCTTGTTCTCCAGCGCCACTCTGGGGATCAATGGATCGAGCGTCAGAGATCAGTTTAGGGATGTGAAGAGAGCATTCGTTTTCCCAATAATAGCTTGGGTCAACGTAATAGGTAAGTTGACGGTGTCTCCTCACACAAAGCCAATCAACGGACACTGATGCTCTCCTTCTGGCAAAGGCCCTTTGGCTGCTCCTGTTGCAAGCGGATGGTTGGTATCCAATCCAAGCTTGGGCTGGCACTGGCCCGACTGGATGACTTTAATCATATCCGGTGCCGCATTCATTATTGCGGTGCTGTTTCTGCCAGAGACATACTTGCCACTGCTTCTAGActggaaagcaaaagaacTTCGACGTGCAACCGGCGATGTGCGGTTCACGTCCGAACACGCAATGGCAGCCAATTTCTTCAGTCGCCTGAAACACAATGTGAAACTTGGCATTACCTTTTACCAAACGGAAATCATCGTAACGGTGCTGGGCTTCTACCTGCTCCTGCTGTACACGCTGCTCTTCACCTCCCTCTCAGGcttcgacttcatcttcaaggaCACGTATCAGCTGTCTACCGGGCTCACCGGCAGCTGCTTTGCCTCCATTGCGGCGGGATCGACAGTCTTCACGCTCAGCGCGCCCGGCTTATACAACTGGGCTCGCAGCGATACGGAACATGTGCACGGCGCCCACGTCGAGCCCGAGTTCCGCCTGTGGCCTGCCATTGTCACGGCGCCCATGCTGCCCGTCTGTCTCTTCTGGCTCGGCTGGACCAACTATCCTCGCATATCCATCTGGTGCGGATTGGGCGCCtgttttgtctttggcatcGTCTTGACTGCCTTTTACGTGAGCAGCTACGAGTACATCATAGACAGCTACGGCGAGCACTCGGCCATTGCTCTTGCAAGCGTCACCGCCGTCCGGTATTTGGCCGCGGGAGGAATGGTCATGGCCACGCGCCCAATGTATTCGGGCATTGGCGTACACTGGACATTGACAATCATGGGTTGTATTGCAGCTATACTCAGCCCTGCGCCCCTTTTACTCTGGCATTACGGCCCCAAGCTCCGGCAGAGGAGCAAGTACGCAAAGGATCCATAGCGATAGATGCATGCATAGCGTCCTGCTTGATAGAAAGAATTAGATTTGTACCAGAGTTCGAAAacgaagaagcaggagatgATGTTGGCTAGGATAAATGCAAAGTAGTAGCAGTTGAGTAACAGCAATTCAACGCTCGTGGACAAAAGCGGCATCGCTCGCCTCTGGCTAAGCCGTAGATAGACGGCTCCATGTTATGTAAGCCAACCACATCCTATTGTCCCAATACGGCTAGACGCATCACGCTCGTCAGATGAGATCTTGAATCTCTTGCCGCAAGTGCGTATCACATCCGTCATGCTAAAGCCACAATGTTAGGGGCTGGGGATAGACACCTACTGTCTGACGTGTTGCCGGAGGAACGTCGCGACGAGATGATGCGGTAGCCAATGAATGACTTCTTTTCTTATCGTGCTGGCAGTATCTATATCCTCGCCCATGCTGGACAGCTCACCGATCCTGAGCAAGGCAGGGAGGACAGGATACGATATCAAGCCCTTGAAAGGAGAGCGCAAAGACAAGCAAACATCCAGACACACACTAGACCTAGTCCAAGCAGGCATCTTATCAAAACCCGACCTGCCAGGGCCAGCTGCAGGATTGCCAGGCCCTCGCATCGCTGTATCCCTAGCATCAGCGTCCAGCGCCTCGTTTCTCATTTTCTACCGTTAATCTCTCTTTCCGGTATCTATTTAGTGCACGCGGCTCCACTCCCCCATGCCCGTCAGACCGGCTCGGTAACGCGGTGTGAAAAAGACCCCAGGCCCCGGTTTTTATTTTGGCTGGATCCAAGGTCCGGGCGTCATCCGCCTGTCAAAAGAGGCTTCGAACTTTTCATGCTGCTGCACACCACGAGTATGTAATGATTGCCTAACAGTTTTGCCTGTAAAGGGAATGGGCTCGGGGTTTATTGGAGGTCATGCTTGAGATTCAAACGATCTGGCTTTAGGGCCCCCCCCTTGTTGGCCTGGAGAGAATCAAGTGCCGGGGGGAGAGAGTTCGCCAATAGGCGGTCTTGTTCTTCATCACGGGGGCGGTGTCTTGCCAAGCGGATTACTTCATCGCTTCATAATGAGAGACTCAAGCAAAGACATTGAGcaagaaaggggaaaagtCTAGGTGATTTCATATACCACCTCATGTGTCGAAAACAGCGAAACGCATGCAAGCCTTCACTCGCAGTAATGCCTACTTATGCATATTTCGGAGACTTCATAGA is part of the Trichoderma atroviride chromosome 1, complete sequence genome and encodes:
- a CDS encoding uncharacterized protein (EggNog:ENOG41) produces the protein MSSGPCKLPQRPFVRETSFFFVSGASKPMIIRPCEDYFCVIVTAATPRHPPQASFGWPEVSPNRQLLLVWDWGLSIERLGDSCDYDEFLNSRVSGTTNHLGKAARLNCIGQLLKDAWLYYDAADRLEKAIESYNTPHGRTYLQSLAMDSTHSPKWKAGELEVAADILGRRGDYVEVTEYGIIQIAGRHDIQIMKLLQDQHDSQILITEDILKAAARNSGSGEAMLRLLISQSSEMNPITEEVMKAAALNYVDGLVVMKLLLKWCGDQAPVTEGVVKAAAANKKTGYEIIQLLLDRYGDRVPITLEIVQYIAEHRGVQMMTLLLDQLRDQMPVSEEVMIAAARNRVYGAMVKLLFERRGFPITRRIRKPLFLVYKGDEEKKRFISQYGDQLPLTKEVVTMVSFWNGLMVLLLDRSQDRSPITKGAMKIILERDGSGEVMKMLLDRHSDQIPITKEIVKTIAKKYDGQIMKMLLDKRGNEISLTREVLEAAAENDSSKEEVVMELLKRYQNQISINTDVATFIAGHFNEQMMRFFLDLCGEKAPIDEELMKAAAGNRYGEEVITVLLNRQEQIPITEEVVQVAACNRSGGVLESLLNWLGDQAPISEGVVAAAVGNGAIADRLLLFLLDKYGDRVPFTKKVVTAAAGNMSLGVELITLLLDKRGDQVPVTEEVATAAAGNWKRGKEIMTILFDRRDYIPITEEVVIAAAGNPSKDNEVLGLLFNRRGDQIPVTEDVVKAAAGNSNNGWRLLKSLFDWRGDQVPISEEVVKAAATNYGDVRVMELLLGWGGLQVPITEEVVEAAAGNSFDGKRVMKQVLSHRDKMSVTKEMFETIAEASYKETMKSLLWKCGDRILVTEKVMQIAARRHGASVMQLLLERCGDQVPITEEVIKTAAAEGLYGDEVIELFLDRQGDQVVVNEELLKAAVANCWKSVEILELLLNRRGDEVVITEGVVKAVAAGNSDESVELLDLFLDRCGDEVTITEEVVKAAAGNEEKGHRVIDLLLRRRGDEIVVTKEVVKAAASNRYKGEQVIDLLLSQRGDEIVVTEDIMEAAAGNEECGEEVMVLLLDRRGD
- a CDS encoding uncharacterized protein (EggNog:ENOG41), whose protein sequence is MAAINQPTTSIRTFPSTLRFFQDMDKHLDSFPRFSHSIHGNRGPHLGQAFLPIFDVRELQDCFELHGELPGVKKENMKIEFKGSKSLEVSGFVENSCQLPLNQRDDGDTPNDAAGKDTKTAEHDSVKYWVAERNIGEFYRAFTFPQRVQQNGTTATLESGVLTIRIPKMADDDLDTHVIPIS
- a CDS encoding uncharacterized protein (EggNog:ENOG41~TransMembrane:10 (i91-111o163-184i220-244o256-282i320-344o364-387i408-427o433-457i469-489o501-523i)); the protein is MWSLIQRHQIRAHVERELAQTPKSTGKPSAKSPSDLENSRHPSVNPNGKSWSNGVPSSDEEQPGNSAKGQQQHILVKSEPGDSLNPQNWPLIFRCKNIAILSILIFVQGWAGASESMANSVASSKFHVSRTAQNLDTAMYLFGIGTGAPFTGPLSETVGRNPVYLGATFCYLFFVFGSAMATTFGGRITCRYFVGLFSSATLGINGSSVRDQFRDVKRAFVFPIIAWVNVIGPLAAPVASGWLVSNPSLGWHWPDWMTLIISGAAFIIAVLFLPETYLPLLLDWKAKELRRATGDVRFTSEHAMAANFFSRLKHNVKLGITFYQTEIIVTVLGFYLLLLYTLLFTSLSGFDFIFKDTYQLSTGLTGSCFASIAAGSTVFTLSAPGLYNWARSDTEHVHGAHVEPEFRLWPAIVTAPMLPVCLFWLGWTNYPRISIWCGLGACFVFGIVLTAFYVSSYEYIIDSYGEHSAIALASVTAVRYLAAGGMVMATRPMYSGIGVHWTLTIMGCIAAILSPAPLLLWHYGPKLRQRSKYAKDP